Proteins from a single region of Apium graveolens cultivar Ventura chromosome 7, ASM990537v1, whole genome shotgun sequence:
- the LOC141673036 gene encoding uncharacterized protein LOC141673036, with protein MREEFKRVLKVNVCDSKCSRVRKQALCGIEEKMKEHYVIIMKFAGEVLRSNKDNTVKISTTRLQEGDANRFRRIYVCYASLKNGWKHSCRPILGLDGCFLKTVTGGQLLSAVGRDAENCIYPVAMTVVESENYESWKWFLELLITDLDLKDGHRKTLISDQQKGMDKTIRELLPQVEHRFCTRHLSANLKSKHPSNLVMNAFFEASTATHLQAYKKAMKALEKASKGAFEKMSDLEPGMWSKAFFKTHSLTDSTENNISECFNSWILKARYMPIIDMFIEIHDMLMTRVHQKRDRMSRQDIVIVPKAKQILDEAIKESCGLTILWDGRETYVVKGRGTSCSVNLQRRSCSCRVWDLLGIPCCQGVTVI; from the exons ATGCGAGAAGAGTTTAAAAGGGTACTCAAGGTAAATGTGTGTGATTCTAAATGCTCCAGAGTTAGGAAGCAAGCTCTTTGTGGTATTGAGGAGAAAATGAAAGAACATTATGTCATAATTATGAAATTTGCAGGTGAGGTTTTAAGGAGTAACAAAGACAACACAGTTAAGATCTCTACTACAAGGTTGCAAGAAGGAGATGCAAACAGATTTAGAAGAATATATGTGTGTTATGCATCCTTGAAGAATGGGTGGAAACATTCTTGCAGACCAATTCTAGGCCTTGATGGGTGCTTCTTGAAGACAGTGACTGGTGGCCAATTGCTTTCTGCAGTAGGGAGAGATGCAGAAAATTGTATTTACCCTGTAGCAATGACAGTAGTTGAAAGTGAAAACTATGAGTCATGGAAGTGGTTTCTGGAGCTGTTAATAACTGATCTTGATCTTAAAGATGGACATAGGAAGACACTCATTTCTGACCAACAGAAG GGGATGGACAAGACAATCAGGGAATTGTTACCACAAGTGGAGCATAGATTTTGCACAAGACACCTATCTGCCAACTTGAAGAGCAAACATCCAAGTAATTTGGTCATGAATGCATTTTTTGAAGCATCAACAGCAACTCACCTCCAGGCCTATAAGAAAGCAATGAAGGCACTTGAGAAAGCCTCTAAAGGTGCTTTTGAGAAGATGAGTGACTTAGAACCAGGTATGTGGTCCAAGGCTTTTTTTAAGACACACTCATTGACTGATTCCACTGAAAATAATATAAGTGAGTGTTTTAACTCATGGATTTTGAAAGCAAGATATATGCCTATTATTGATATGTTTATAGAGATCCATGACATGCTTATGACAAGAGTTCATCAAAAAAGAGATAGAATGTCAAGACAGGATATTGTTATTGTTCCAAAAGCTAAACAAATTTTAGATGAAGCAATTAAGGAATCATGTGGGCTTACTATTCTGTGGGATGGTAGGGAGACTTATGTTGTAAAGGGTAGGGGCACATCTTGTTCAGTTAATCTGCAAAGAAGGTCCTGTTCTTGTAGAGTTTGGGATTTGTTAGGTATACCCTGTTGTCAGGGTGTTACTGTAATTTAA
- the LOC141672996 gene encoding uncharacterized protein LOC141672996 — protein sequence MADEIALDLEELRQLQSVVKRPRIVSLINSEINNLEKLSKDAIPKETPKIPTPIAAAKQVVTDPALKYVTLGSFSWDQDDDKVKIYVFLEGVDQQKIESDFKPQSIDIKFHDVQGKNYRYALPKLNKKIDPEKCKLLVKPTRVVITLYKASRGTWTDLHYKEEKIKPSMDKEKDPMAGIMDLMKNMYEEGDEEMKRTIGKAWTDARSGKAMDPMKNFS from the exons ATGGCAGATGAAATAGCCCTAGATTTGGAGGAGCTTCGTCAGCTTCAAAGCGTTGTAAAACGACCCCGTATTGTTTCTCTTATCAACTCTGAAATCAACAACTTGGAAAAG CTTTCAAAAGATGCTATACCCAAAGAAACCCCAAAAATACCGACTCCGATAGCAGCTGCAAAACAGGTGGTTACCGACCCTGCACTCAAGTATGTCACGCTTGGATCGTTTAGCTGGGATCAGGATGATGACAAAGTCAAG ATTTATGTGTTTCTGGAGGGAGTCGATCAGCAGAAAATTGAGTCGGACTTCAAGCCCCAGTCCATTGACATTAAATTTCATGATGTCCAAGGTAAAAACTACCGCTATGCCTTACCTAAGCTGAACAAGAAGATCGACCCTGAGAAATGTAAGTTGCTAGTCAAGCCCACAAGGGTAGTCATCACTCTATACAAAGCATCCAGGGGTACGTGGACGGATTTGCATTACAAAGAGGAGAAG ATCAAGCCCAGCATGGACAAGGAAAAAGATCCAATGGCAGGAATTATGGATTTGATGAAG AACATGTATGAGGAAGGTGATGAGGAAATGAAACGTACAATTGGAAAAGCGTGGACAGATGCTAGATCGGGTAAAGCTATGGACCCTATGAAGAACTTTAGTTGA